In the Ictalurus punctatus breed USDA103 chromosome 7, Coco_2.0, whole genome shotgun sequence genome, one interval contains:
- the LOC128633009 gene encoding uncharacterized protein LOC128633009, whose product MENAEPFLWSMFEGQHASTNKSPTDQTGSSTSPGGKKQKRNEGRWSSQQESANQNENCKSDILSPLKAKFTGKRKIHNEFQCWINVKMFGSDLTFMTCDELLGRLRELSLNVAGFTVELLKGQEIKVNHRAIVVAEELVLPSLSGLPIKLNINMSSFYSLWVKGSANFKDWSQFSLAGYVKPKTFVGISARMGVDGAFGRVGMEWVTQVRTSTSLDGGIHVHNGQSLKMVLNTPDDVMDILSFSFRMYRISGESREELTPRNLKEKTTCSPKTWSKMLGWQLCTDATYPVQLLGKSFPPPGPIIFSLRLQKLDRVLQKYLLEAAYAFVPQQNSWIPREANILLFLGTPQSTIPRDISLDFSLSPQKLILKIVHPLKTILIQGQFDELNGQRSGRAEILIDDKYHYYLKGLIKTLSLPSEKRTQYQLEAKCAADGHPVILSVNVTHGLNRKINVSAKLRNVFIKDASFSVQVERRQDDGKRQYSVDAGLLLPYLLSTRIFGLLEHRGIEWASGLRIRYGVQEDSENMQECHMSQNLRHEVKPVEMHYGTTVEHELQCSHITFINHRIQIQHERSPIKIQSSLDLSYGNHWNQGSNKQRVLLSQSFRNQSGQSLTSYALEFSLRIPDKGLNCRTQFLYSHQKRRQSEMSTHLKVNYNDQIPLVAGLHWKDMSAKVSLQKWEGSLNMDTPWLYVCMAHKLSQLQHGTTQFTSEITSRKLVTIHNLMLDGLYRERGRDREGHLYLFTPTVTYLKVGGYVIAGKRRVNASCSISTAWMPTLSGDISLGNGKELKTLDLSTGYGKQKFNISASLNIVDKKLKKKFLMMTMTLSDLNYSYLELDIGGRVEEMRKDMNLYQKRWVLHFRQPFKFIPQSLHLQKTFTIDLYKGIYILESKLLLSDNRKAIHVLTFGFQPQQFQPYVCSSLINSFNLENVPQDLEICISIHKNQTMHVLQGRMLIAKKEKVLVLGQVQLYGEGSSQQAVAIKVNLTQLLQIKIPSMVTFDCEVMRNYRMRKEFKYIAKGNVVIDDKDYDAYFTLEKTPSGKISSSVYLWSGGKINGMLDVSLANAIQKSIHTVNFNLSFQQTLFPPVIADLHLHLNANSSSDR is encoded by the exons GTAGTGACCTCACATTCATGACCTGCGATGAACTGCTTGGCAGATTGAGAGAGCTATCACTTAATGTAGCTGGCTTCACTGTGGAGCTTCTGAAG GGTCAGGAGATTAAGGTAAACCACAGGGCAATTGTGGTAGCAGAAGAACTGGTCTTACCATCACTTTCAGGGTTGCCAATCAAGCTGAACATCAACATGTCCTCTTTCTACTCCCTCTGGGTGAAGGGTAGTGCTAACTTTAAGGACTGGTCTCAGTTCTCCTTGGCTGGTTATGTTAAACCAAA GACATTTGTTGGCATCTCAGCAAGAATGGGAGTAGATGGAGCTTTTGGTCGAGTTGGAATGGAGTGGGTCACCCAAGTCAGAACATCCACCAGCTTGGACGGAGGCATACATGTGCACAATGGACAAAGTCTGAAGATGGTTCTCAACACACCTGATGATGTTATGGATATTTTGTCCTTTAG TTTCAGAATGTATCGCATCAGTGGAGAAAGTAGAGAGGAGCTCACACCAAGGAACCTCAAAGAGAAGACTACCTGCTCTCCCAAAACAT GGTCAAAGATGCTTGGATGGCAGTTATGCACTGATGCCACCTACCCCGTGCAGCTGTTGGGAAAAAGTTTTCCACCTCCTGGCCCAATTATCTTTAGTTTGAGGCTCCAAAAACTAGACAGAGTCCTTCAAAAGTACCTTTTAGAAGCAGCTTATGCCTTTGTTCCTCAG cAAAACTCCTGGATCCCACGTGAAGCCAacatcctcctcttccttgGAACTCCACAATCCACTATCCCCCGAGATATATCTTTGGATTTCAGTCTCAGTCCTCAGAAGCTAATTCTGAAAATTGTTCACCCTCTGAAAACCATTCTCATTCAAG GGCAGTTTGATGAACTGAATGGTCAGAGGTCAGGAAGAGCTGAAATACTAATAGATGACAAGTACCATTATTAcctaaaa GGACTGATAAAGACTCTGAGTCTTCCATCAGAAAAAAGAACACAATACCAGCTGGAGGCCAAGTGTGCAGCAGATGGGCATCCAGTCATACTCTCTGTTAATGTCACACATGGGCTCAACAGGAAGATCAATGTCTCTGCTAAGTTGAGAAATGTCTTCATTAAGGATGCTTCCTTTTCAG TGCAGGTGGAGCGGAGGCAGGATGACGGCAAGAGGCAGTATTCAGTGGATGCAGGGCTCCTTTTGCCTTACTTACTTAGCACTAGGATCTTTGGACTACTTGAACACAGGGGGATTGAGTGGGCCTCTGGCTTGAGGATCAGATATGGGGTACAAG AGGACTCAGAAAATATGCAAGAGTGCCACATGTCCCAGAACCTGAGACATGAGGTCAAGCCAGTTGAGATGCACTACGGCACAACAGTAGAGCATGAGCTCCAGTGTTCCCACATCACATTCATCAACCACAGG ATTCAGATCCAACATGAAAGGAGCCCCATTAAAATTCAGTCTTCCCTTGACCTGAGCTATGGCAACCACTGGAACCAAGGTAGCAACAAACAAAGAGTCCTCTTGAGTCAGTCCTTCAGGAACCAGTCTGGACAGAGTCTCACCAGTTATGCTCTGGAG ttcagcttACGAATCCCAGACAAAGGACTGAATTGCAGGACTCAGTTCCTGTACTCCCACCAGAAAAGAAGGCAGTCTGAGATGAGCACCCATCTGAAGGTCAATTATAATGACCAGATTCCCCTAGTGGCTGGGCTTCATTGGAAAGATATGTCTGCAAAAGTTTCATTACAGAAATGGGAAG GGTCCCTAAACATGGACACACCTTGGCTGTATGTCTGCATGGCTCATAAGTTATCTCAACTCCAGCATGGCACAACCCAATTCACTTCTGAAATTACAAGCCGGAAATTGGTTACCATTCATAACTTGATGCTGGATGGCCTCTACAGGGAAaggggcagagacagagagggacactTATACTTATTCACACCAACAGTCACCTATCTAAAG GTTGGTGGCTACGTCATAGCAGGGAAACGTAGAGTTAACGCCTCATGTTCCATCAGCACAGCTTGGATGCCAACCTTGAGTGGCGACATTTCACTGGGGAATGGAAAAGAGCTGAAGACTCTGGATTTGAGCACCGGCTATGGCAAGCAGAAGTTCAACATCTCCGCAAGCCTCAACATTGTAGATAAG AAGCTGAAGAAGAAATTCTTGATGATGACTATGACTCTGTCAGACCTAAACTATTCTTATCTTGAGCTGGATATTGGCGGTAGAGTGGAGGAGATGAGGAAGGACATGAACTTGTATCAAAAACGATGGGTTCTGCACTTCAG GCAGCCATTTAAGTTCATCCCACAAAGTCTACACCTCCAGAAGACTTTCACTATTGATCTGTATAAGGGAATCTACATTCTTGAGTCAAAGCTGCTGCTCAGTGACAACAGAAAAGCTATTCATGTGCTGACTTTTGGATTCCAACCCCAGCAATTTCAACCATAT GTGTGTTCCTCCCTGATTAATTCCTTTAACTTGGAAAATGTCCCACAAGACTTGGAGATTTGCATTAGTATCCACAAAAACCAG ACCATGCATGTGCTGCAAGGGAGGATGCTAATCGCTAAAAAGGAGAAAGTGCTAGTTCTCGGTCAGGTCCAACTTTATGGTGAAGGTTCTTCTCAGCAAGCTGTTGCAATCAAAGTCAACCTCACTCAGTTACTACAG ATAAAAATTCCCTCCATGGTAACTTTTGATTGTGAGGTGATGAGGAATTACAGGATGCGTAAAGAATTTAAATACATCGCAAAAGGAAATGTGGTCATCGATGATAAGGACTATGAT GCATATTTTACACTAGAGAAGACTCCTTCTGGAAAGATCAGCAGTTCTGTATATCTATGGTCTGGTGGCAAGATAAATGGTATGCTAGATGTTTCTCTAGCTAATGCTATACAAAAGAGCATTCACACAGTCAACTTCAACCTCAGCTTTCAGCAAACGTTATTTCCACCTGTCATAGCAGACCTCCACCTTCATCTCAATGCAAACTCTTCTTCAGACAGGTAA